From Gemmatimonadota bacterium:
CGGCTCGCCCCCGGTCGGGGTCGTCCGCGTACGCCAGGGCGGCGCGGGCGAGCGCGTCCGGATCTCCCGCGCGCACCCAGCGCCCCGCGCCGCCGTCCTCCACCACCTGCCGGATCACGCCGTCGATGGCCAGCAGCACGGGCCGTCCCGCCGCCATGTAGTCGAAGACCTTGTTGGGATAGACCGTGCGGAAGAGGGCCAGGGGGGCCAGGATCGCCAGCCCCACGTCCGCCGCCGCCAGCACCTCCGGCATGTCCGCCTTGGGGATCGGGGGCAGGAACCGCACGCGCTCCAGCCCCCGCCGGCCGGCCTGTTCGACCAGACGCGCCTTGTCCCGGCCGTCGCCCACCAGCACCCAGTGCAGGTCGGGCCGGTCCCGCGTCCGGTCGGCGGCGTCCAGCACCACGCCGAGGTCGTTGGGCGGCCCGTGCGCGCCGGCGTACAGCACCAGCGTGTCCGAGGGGGCGAAGCGATGGCGCTCCCGGAACGCGGTCCCGTGCGCGTCGGGATCGAAGTCGTCCGTCTCGACCCCGTTGGGGACGACCGCGACGGCGGAGGCCCCGCGGGCGCGCACGTGCTCCACGAAGCCCGGTGAATTGACGACCACCCGGTCCGCGGCGCGGTACAGGCCGCGCTCCAGGGCGCGGGACAGCCCGATCAGCGGCCGGCTGCGCAGCACGCCCAGCTCGATCGCGAAATCCGGCCAGAGATCGCGCACCTCGAGCACGAAGGGAACGCCGCGCAGGCGCGCGCCGACCGCCGCCGCGAGCGCCTGGAAGAGCGGAGGGGTGGTACCGACCAC
This genomic window contains:
- a CDS encoding glycosyltransferase family 4 protein, whose protein sequence is MTAPSGGLHILLIHQLFVTHGQAGGTRHFELARRWVAAGHRVSVVTGRRSYLSGAVHDVDEALPVGLEVVRVGTLPFAGGGFLARIANFVSFMVLALWTALRIPDVDVVVGTTPPLFQALAAAVGARLRGVPFVLEVRDLWPDFAIELGVLRSRPLIGLSRALERGLYRAADRVVVNSPGFVEHVRARGASAVAVVPNGVETDDFDPDAHGTAFRERHRFAPSDTLVLYAGAHGPPNDLGVVLDAADRTRDRPDLHWVLVGDGRDKARLVEQAGRRGLERVRFLPPIPKADMPEVLAAADVGLAILAPLALFRTVYPNKVFDYMAAGRPVLLAIDGVIRQVVEDGGAGRWVRAGDPDALARAALAYADDPDRGRAEGRRGRQWVERHFQRAAQADRFLEALAKVTGSADPDPFR